From the genome of Armatimonadota bacterium, one region includes:
- the rplU gene encoding 50S ribosomal protein L21, giving the protein MLAIVRTGGKQYKVEPDTILRVEKLPVAEGQTVELTEVLLVRDENGLRVGTPTVPNAKVVAEVVRHVKGKKVIGFTYKPKKNERRRYGHRQWQTVLRVQSIEA; this is encoded by the coding sequence ATGCTCGCTATCGTCAGAACAGGTGGAAAACAGTATAAGGTAGAACCCGATACCATCCTGCGTGTGGAAAAGCTACCGGTGGCAGAGGGGCAGACCGTTGAGCTCACCGAGGTGCTGCTGGTGCGGGATGAGAACGGTCTGCGCGTGGGCACGCCCACGGTACCTAATGCAAAGGTGGTTGCCGAAGTGGTGCGCCACGTGAAGGGCAAGAAGGTTATCGGGTTTACGTATAAACCGAAGAAGAACGAACGACGCCGCTATGGACATCGGCAGTGGCAAACTGTTCTTCGGGTGCAGAGCATCGAAGCGTAG
- the rpmA gene encoding 50S ribosomal protein L27, whose protein sequence is MAHKKGVGSSRNGRDSKSKRLGVKEYAGEFVKAGSIIIRQRGTKFKPGKNVGMGGDYTLFALVDGVVKYESNDKKNRRVSVVPRTETVTA, encoded by the coding sequence TTGGCACATAAGAAAGGTGTGGGTAGCTCCCGCAACGGGCGAGATAGCAAGTCGAAGCGCCTCGGCGTGAAGGAATACGCGGGTGAGTTCGTGAAGGCGGGGAGCATCATCATCCGCCAGCGAGGCACCAAGTTCAAGCCCGGCAAGAACGTGGGCATGGGCGGCGATTACACGCTGTTCGCCCTGGTGGATGGCGTGGTGAAGTACGAAAGCAACGACAAGAAGAATCGCCGCGTGAGCGTGGTGCCAAGAACAGAAACGGTTACCGCGTAG
- the obg gene encoding GTPase Obg — protein MFVDEVTIEVQAGDGGSGCVAFRREKYVPRGGPSGGDGGRGGDVVLVADERLTTLLDYHFQRHYRAERGGDGGPNLRHGKHGRHCELRVPLGTVVYDEESGEWLADLIQPGQRVVVARGGRGGHGNAYFANPSQQTPRFAEKGEPGERRRLRLELKLLADVGLVGYPNVGKSTLISRISAAKPKIADYPFTTLVPNLGVVFVEQGRSFVVADLPGLIEGAHAGEGLGHQFLRHVERCRVLVHMLDISGMTGRDPLQDFDVIQRELELYNPDLLRRPMVVALNKVDVAPAELRDRVGDALREKGFAVHLISAATGEGVQSLVYHLAELLDTIPLPTAPVEDMVVIRAPRQDERAWQVAQTGEHEFTVQGKGIERMVKMTDLENEEAVRRLHRKLERIGVLQRLREAGIQHGDTVRIGDEEFDFVDEERWEAS, from the coding sequence ATGTTTGTCGACGAAGTCACCATCGAGGTTCAGGCTGGAGATGGCGGCAGCGGCTGTGTGGCGTTCCGCCGAGAGAAGTACGTGCCGCGCGGAGGTCCATCCGGAGGGGACGGTGGGCGCGGCGGTGACGTGGTGCTCGTTGCGGACGAACGCCTCACCACCCTGCTGGACTACCACTTCCAGCGTCACTACCGCGCCGAGCGAGGCGGGGACGGCGGTCCTAACCTGCGCCATGGTAAGCATGGCCGACACTGCGAACTGCGTGTGCCCCTTGGTACGGTAGTCTACGACGAGGAGAGTGGCGAGTGGTTGGCGGATCTCATTCAGCCCGGACAGCGTGTCGTGGTAGCGCGCGGAGGCCGCGGCGGTCACGGTAACGCCTATTTCGCCAACCCCTCTCAGCAAACGCCACGCTTTGCCGAAAAAGGCGAACCGGGCGAGCGACGCAGGCTTCGTCTGGAGCTGAAACTGCTGGCGGACGTGGGGCTGGTGGGCTATCCGAACGTGGGCAAGTCCACGCTCATCTCCCGCATCTCTGCCGCCAAACCCAAAATCGCTGACTATCCCTTTACCACCCTGGTACCCAACCTGGGCGTTGTGTTCGTAGAGCAGGGACGCAGTTTTGTGGTGGCGGACCTCCCGGGCTTGATTGAGGGCGCGCACGCAGGCGAGGGGCTGGGGCATCAGTTTCTGCGCCACGTGGAACGCTGTCGCGTGCTGGTGCATATGCTGGACATTTCCGGTATGACAGGGCGCGACCCCCTGCAGGATTTCGATGTAATTCAACGCGAACTGGAACTGTACAATCCAGACCTGTTGCGTCGCCCGATGGTGGTTGCGCTTAACAAGGTGGATGTCGCGCCTGCCGAACTCAGGGACCGCGTGGGGGATGCCCTGCGCGAAAAGGGTTTTGCGGTGCATCTTATCTCCGCCGCGACGGGAGAAGGCGTGCAGTCACTGGTGTATCATCTTGCAGAACTTCTGGACACAATCCCCTTGCCGACTGCACCGGTCGAGGACATGGTGGTGATTCGCGCCCCTCGGCAGGACGAGCGTGCCTGGCAGGTTGCGCAGACCGGTGAGCATGAGTTTACCGTGCAGGGGAAGGGCATCGAGCGGATGGTGAAAATGACCGATTTAGAGAACGAAGAGGCGGTACGCCGTCTGCATCGTAAGCTGGAGCGTATCGGTGTGCTGCAACGCCTGCGCGAGGCGGGTATCCAGCACGGAGATACGGTGCGCATCGGCGATGAGGAGTTCGACTTCGTGGACGAGGAGCGTTGGGAAGCCTCGTAA
- the proB gene encoding glutamate 5-kinase yields the protein MAYRRVVVKVGTSTLTDETGALDRVYIASLAMQCAAEHRSGTDMVLVSSGAIRAGVEQWEGYVGQPAESLSRATIPFKQAMAAIGQPLLMQAYLAAFAAYDLPVAQVLLTREDFGERHRFLHARNTLQQLLRMGVVPIINENDTVATEEIRFGDNDTLAAMVASLLDADLLILLSDVEGLYERDERGRYTRLVRQVHRLDEHIWRMAQGSGSRVGTGGMITKLQAAQIATTSGVMMVIAHGRHEGIIHQICHGRDFVGTVFYPLPRKLCHRKRWLAYGLPSSGAIVVNEGAKQRIIADGKSLLPAGVLRCEGHFLPQQVVEVRDEGGHVFARGFTNYSSEELTRIAGCQSSQIAEKLGFKRADEVIHRDNLVLVYDAV from the coding sequence ATGGCTTATCGTAGAGTTGTGGTTAAGGTTGGTACCAGCACGCTGACCGATGAGACCGGCGCGTTGGACCGGGTGTACATCGCCTCGTTGGCAATGCAGTGCGCTGCCGAGCATCGTTCAGGCACTGATATGGTGCTGGTGAGTTCCGGCGCCATCCGCGCAGGCGTCGAGCAATGGGAGGGTTATGTTGGGCAGCCGGCAGAATCCCTCTCTCGCGCGACCATACCCTTCAAGCAGGCGATGGCAGCTATCGGTCAGCCCCTGTTGATGCAGGCGTATCTGGCGGCGTTTGCGGCGTACGACCTGCCGGTGGCGCAGGTGCTGCTCACGCGTGAGGATTTCGGTGAGCGGCATCGCTTCCTGCACGCCCGCAACACCCTCCAGCAACTGCTCAGGATGGGCGTCGTCCCTATCATTAACGAGAACGACACCGTTGCCACCGAGGAGATTCGCTTCGGCGATAACGATACGCTGGCGGCAATGGTGGCTTCCCTGCTGGATGCCGACCTGCTGATTCTGCTTTCGGACGTGGAGGGGCTGTATGAGCGAGACGAACGCGGGCGGTACACCCGGCTGGTGCGCCAGGTGCATCGGCTGGATGAGCACATCTGGCGTATGGCGCAGGGTAGTGGCTCGCGCGTGGGTACGGGTGGCATGATTACCAAACTGCAGGCGGCGCAGATCGCCACCACCTCCGGCGTGATGATGGTGATTGCGCATGGCAGGCACGAGGGAATCATCCATCAAATCTGTCATGGACGCGATTTCGTGGGCACGGTGTTCTATCCCCTGCCGCGCAAGCTGTGTCACCGCAAACGCTGGCTGGCATACGGTCTGCCCTCCTCGGGGGCGATTGTGGTGAACGAGGGAGCCAAACAGCGCATTATTGCGGATGGCAAAAGTTTGCTTCCCGCAGGCGTGCTGCGTTGCGAAGGACACTTTTTGCCTCAGCAGGTGGTGGAAGTACGCGATGAGGGCGGTCATGTGTTCGCGCGTGGGTTTACCAACTACAGTAGCGAGGAGCTGACGCGCATCGCAGGCTGCCAGAGCTCGCAGATAGCCGAGAAGCTCGGCTTCAAACGCGCCGATGAGGTGATACACCGCGATAATCTGGTGCTGGTTTACGACGCGGTGTGA
- a CDS encoding dihydrolipoyl dehydrogenase, which produces MPQPEAQDTAIMEPPIKTVDALAQAEQLLERAARMDQAIPQHEPQPQMLRSEQFDVDVTFIGAGPGGYVGAIRAAQLGGRVVCIEKEYLGGCCLNWGCIPTKAMIAGVERYQQVKHAETFGISVGEVSIDFAKLMAHKEKVVTTLRNGIASLFKKNGVRHVEGTGRIAGHHTVEVVKPDGSKETIRTRAIVIATGSAPVRLPIPGLEGEGIWTSDDAVSAKEVPPRMVIIGAGAIGCEFGYIYNGLGSKVTVVEIMPQILPNEDVDIAAELQRSLTRQGIRFLLNSRVVEVKHGKNGVKQVVVQTEKGEETIECEVVLVAVGRRAVLDGLGLETVNVKTHEKGIAVNDKMETSVPGIYAIGDVTGRIQLAHVASMEGIVAASNAMGRERRMNYRAVPSCVYTVPEVASVGLTERQAREHGYDVRVGKYAFRGLGKAMAMGEREGLVKVVSEARYGEILGVHIVGPHATDLIGEPVTAIQLESTIEEMTYTIHAHPTLTEALLEAYEDTERMAIHK; this is translated from the coding sequence ATGCCACAACCCGAAGCACAAGATACTGCCATCATGGAGCCACCTATCAAGACGGTGGATGCCCTCGCCCAAGCAGAACAGTTGCTGGAACGCGCAGCGCGAATGGACCAAGCCATTCCCCAACACGAGCCCCAACCCCAGATGCTACGTTCCGAGCAGTTTGACGTGGATGTGACGTTTATCGGCGCGGGACCGGGCGGGTATGTGGGAGCCATTCGTGCCGCGCAGCTCGGCGGACGCGTGGTGTGCATAGAAAAAGAGTATCTGGGCGGATGTTGTCTGAACTGGGGGTGCATCCCCACGAAGGCGATGATTGCCGGGGTAGAGCGCTACCAGCAGGTGAAGCACGCTGAGACGTTTGGTATCAGCGTCGGAGAGGTGAGCATCGACTTCGCGAAGCTGATGGCGCATAAAGAGAAGGTGGTTACCACCTTGCGCAATGGCATTGCCAGCCTGTTCAAAAAGAACGGTGTACGCCATGTCGAGGGAACAGGACGTATCGCCGGGCATCATACGGTAGAGGTTGTTAAGCCTGATGGCTCCAAAGAGACCATTCGCACCCGCGCCATTGTGATTGCCACCGGCTCCGCTCCAGTGCGCCTGCCCATACCCGGTCTGGAAGGGGAGGGCATCTGGACGAGCGACGATGCGGTGTCGGCAAAAGAGGTTCCGCCTCGCATGGTGATTATTGGCGCGGGAGCTATCGGCTGTGAGTTTGGCTATATCTACAACGGTCTTGGCTCCAAAGTAACGGTCGTGGAGATTATGCCGCAGATTCTGCCCAATGAGGACGTCGACATCGCTGCCGAGCTACAGCGAAGCCTCACGCGACAGGGTATCCGTTTCCTGCTCAACTCGCGCGTAGTGGAGGTCAAACACGGCAAGAACGGCGTCAAACAGGTGGTCGTGCAGACCGAGAAGGGTGAGGAGACCATCGAGTGCGAGGTAGTGCTGGTAGCGGTAGGACGGCGTGCGGTGCTGGACGGGTTGGGATTGGAGACGGTGAACGTCAAGACACACGAGAAGGGCATCGCCGTCAATGATAAAATGGAGACGAGCGTGCCTGGCATCTACGCTATCGGTGACGTGACCGGGCGCATCCAGCTGGCGCATGTGGCGTCCATGGAGGGCATCGTCGCGGCAAGCAACGCGATGGGGCGGGAGCGACGCATGAACTATCGCGCTGTGCCCAGCTGTGTGTACACTGTACCAGAAGTAGCCTCGGTGGGGCTGACCGAACGGCAGGCGCGCGAGCACGGATACGACGTGCGCGTGGGTAAATATGCCTTTCGCGGGCTGGGCAAAGCGATGGCGATGGGCGAACGCGAGGGGCTGGTGAAGGTGGTCTCCGAAGCACGGTACGGGGAGATACTGGGCGTGCACATCGTGGGTCCCCACGCTACCGACCTTATCGGCGAGCCAGTGACCGCCATCCAGCTGGAAAGCACCATCGAAGAGATGACCTATACTATCCACGCCCACCCAACTCTCACCGAGGCTCTACTGGAAGCTTACGAGGACACCGAGAGGATGGCTATTCACAAGTGA